One part of the Arachidicoccus terrestris genome encodes these proteins:
- a CDS encoding chorismate mutase, with protein MKKILCTLFAAGCFWAAKAQLKISDTMRYNRAQIDTLDQQIIDLLGQRTKAARTIGIYKMHHNINVVQDKRFEKVLESAIKRGRDNQLSEKFIRDLYDDIHQESIRQEEAIKLRQ; from the coding sequence ATGAAGAAGATCCTATGCACATTGTTTGCAGCAGGCTGTTTTTGGGCTGCAAAAGCTCAGTTGAAAATTTCTGATACGATGCGGTACAACCGAGCACAGATCGATACCTTGGATCAACAAATTATTGATCTCCTTGGACAGCGCACGAAGGCTGCGCGCACCATCGGCATCTATAAAATGCACCATAATATTAATGTGGTACAGGACAAACGTTTCGAGAAAGTTTTAGAGAGTGCGATAAAAAGAGGAAGAGACAATCAGCTCTCGGAAAAGTTTATCCGGGACTTATATGATGATATTCATCAGGAGAGTATCCGGCAGGAGGAAGCTATAAAATTAAGGCAGTAG
- a CDS encoding winged helix-turn-helix transcriptional regulator gives MPDDLTKEEFFEGISIPRNRELMRVFRDLEIVEQLGSGVPRILRSYGKDCFQFMDSFIRISFPAARKVGLVDGLVDSQRKIVELIISNPEISKKEMAINIGISTTAVDKHIRALRESNIIRRLGGARNGYWAIVDRV, from the coding sequence TTGCCAGATGACTTAACAAAAGAAGAATTTTTTGAAGGGATTTCTATACCCAGAAACCGTGAATTGATGCGAGTGTTTCGTGATTTAGAGATTGTTGAACAGTTAGGGTCAGGGGTGCCAAGGATTTTAAGGAGCTATGGAAAAGATTGCTTTCAATTTATGGATAGTTTTATAAGAATCTCTTTTCCAGCCGCTAGAAAAGTGGGGTTGGTAGATGGGTTGGTAGATAGTCAAAGGAAAATAGTAGAATTGATAATATCTAATCCGGAAATATCTAAAAAAGAAATGGCTATAAATATTGGTATTAGCACAACGGCAGTTGATAAACACATAAGGGCGCTGAGAGAAAGCAATATTATAAGGCGTTTGGGAGGGGCTAGAAATGGATATTGGGCTATTGTGGATAGGGTGTAA
- a CDS encoding PDDEXK nuclease domain-containing protein produces the protein MKKNNDKLAHSDKLYDELSQLIEQSKSQVTTQLNSGIVMLYWLIGRRINADILQNQRADYGREIVVTLSRQLVKNYGRSFEEKNLRRMMQFSDQFVDKGIVVTLSRQLSWSHILVLLPLKTMEAKLYYAGVVDKDKIGVRSLRKSILNKEFERRTIANLQNVSNHPAIHNNFKDPYFLDFLDLKDTYLEKDLEAAILRELESFILELGQGFAFVERQKRMIIDGQDFHLDLLFFHRTLRRLVAVELKLGKFEAKYKGQMELYLKWLDKYEKKEGELPPIGLILCAESSREQIELLEMHKDGIMVAEYWTELPSKIELEKKIHNILMEARERISNKNLLE, from the coding sequence ATGAAGAAGAATAATGATAAGTTAGCACATAGTGATAAATTGTATGATGAATTATCGCAGCTTATTGAACAAAGCAAATCTCAGGTAACGACGCAATTAAATAGTGGAATTGTTATGTTGTATTGGCTAATTGGGAGGAGAATTAATGCCGATATTTTGCAGAACCAACGTGCCGATTATGGAAGAGAAATTGTCGTGACGCTGTCACGACAATTGGTGAAGAACTATGGAAGGAGTTTTGAAGAAAAGAATCTTCGTCGAATGATGCAATTTTCTGATCAATTTGTAGATAAAGGAATTGTCGTGACACTGTCACGACAATTAAGCTGGTCACATATTCTTGTTTTATTACCTTTAAAAACTATGGAGGCCAAACTATATTATGCAGGGGTGGTTGACAAAGATAAAATTGGAGTAAGAAGTTTGAGAAAAAGTATCTTAAATAAGGAATTTGAGAGAAGAACAATCGCTAATCTGCAAAATGTAAGTAACCATCCCGCCATTCATAATAATTTTAAAGATCCTTATTTTCTAGACTTTCTTGACCTGAAGGATACTTATTTGGAAAAGGATTTAGAAGCCGCAATTCTTAGAGAGTTAGAGTCTTTCATCTTAGAACTCGGACAAGGGTTTGCATTTGTTGAACGCCAAAAGCGAATGATAATTGATGGTCAGGATTTTCATCTGGATCTATTGTTTTTTCATAGAACTTTAAGACGTTTGGTGGCGGTAGAATTGAAGCTAGGTAAATTTGAAGCTAAATATAAAGGTCAAATGGAATTGTATCTAAAATGGCTTGATAAATATGAAAAAAAGGAAGGTGAGTTGCCGCCAATTGGTTTAATTTTATGTGCAGAGAGTAGTCGGGAACAAATTGAATTATTAGAAATGCATAAAGATGGAATAATGGTTGCTGAATATTGGACAGAATTACCTTCAAAAATAGAACTAGAGAAAAAGATCCATAATATATTGATGGAAGCCAGAGAAAGGATAAGTAATAAAAATCTATTGGAGTAA
- a CDS encoding metallophosphoesterase family protein: protein MRVITLGDLHGQHRKIKVPECDLLCCVGDYGAGRTSVVHLAKVPSDVHILLTHGPAYGYMDLIPQEYAQPGEDLHKGCKKTLEVIHKRLKKLKLFAFGHIHNAEMPSRSGSDNYGVRMVKVTNTRSVLFSNAACVDNSYNIVNPMPLIIDL, encoded by the coding sequence ATGAGAGTTATAACGCTTGGAGACTTACATGGTCAACACCGTAAAATTAAAGTTCCCGAATGTGATTTGCTTTGCTGTGTTGGTGACTATGGTGCAGGAAGGACTTCTGTTGTGCACCTGGCCAAAGTGCCATCTGATGTACATATTCTTTTGACACATGGCCCCGCCTACGGATATATGGATCTTATCCCACAGGAGTATGCGCAGCCAGGAGAAGATTTACACAAGGGCTGCAAAAAGACACTTGAAGTTATCCATAAAAGGCTCAAGAAACTGAAGTTGTTTGCCTTTGGCCATATCCACAATGCAGAGATGCCCAGCCGCTCGGGTTCTGATAACTATGGTGTCAGAATGGTAAAGGTGACCAACACAAGAAGTGTGCTGTTCAGTAATGCAGCCTGTGTTGATAACAGCTATAACATCGTTAACCCTATGCCACTGATAATAGATCTTTAA